In the genome of Raphanus sativus cultivar WK10039 chromosome 4, ASM80110v3, whole genome shotgun sequence, one region contains:
- the LOC108855921 gene encoding uncharacterized GPI-anchored protein At1g61900, producing the protein MVKFSGCLVHPFLLFIIWLSSFQDVAAASAQSKVHEKQHTSKSTTAELANPPGIGVSGPIQVSPSVIPKYTSPPLPWTPPMYPTFPDTYQPKLTGKCTADFQTLSTVIDTAASDCSQPFAALVGNVICCPQFVSLLHIFQGQHDVKSDKLVLPDAVAADCFSDIVSILVSKRANMTIPALCSVTSSNLTGGSCPVQDVAAFEKAVNSSKLLDACRTVDPLKECCRLVCQGAIMEASLIISGHQTTVGEGSNNNVNALNDCKNVVFSYIARKLPADKANTAFRILSSCKVNKACPLEIKEPTEVIKACRNVAAPSPSCCSSLNAYISGIRNQMLITNKQAIVCATVMGSMLRKGGVMTNIYELCDVDLKDFSVQAYGMQQGCLLRSYPADLIFDNTTGYSFTCDLTDNIAAPWPSSSSMSSLSLCAPEMSLPALPTSQTLRNHGFRGGGGGGGGAFGGLRLIIILVIMLYGVVVRH; encoded by the exons ATGGTTAAGTTCTCag GCTGTTTGGTTCACCCCTTCTTGTTATTTATTATCTGGCTATCAAGCTTCCAAGATGTAGCTGCTGCCTCTGCACAATCCAAGGTTCATGAGAAGCAGCATACTAGCAAATCCACTACCGCTGAGTTAGCAAACCCACCTGGCATCGGAGTCTCCGGTCCCATCCAAGTATCTCCCTCCGTCATCCCCAAATACACATCCCCTCCTCTCCCTTGGACACCACCAATGTACCCTACTTTCCCCGACACTTACCAACCAAAGCTAACCGGAAAATGCACCGCAGACTTTCAAACACTCTCCACCGTTATCGACACAGCGGCCTCTGATTGTTCCCAACCCTTCGCTGCGCTCGTTGGAAACGTGATTTGCTGTCCGCAGTTCGTTAGCTTACTTCATATATTCCAAGGACAGCATGACGTGAAGTCGGATAAGTTGGTTCTCCCTGATGCGGTTGCTGCAGATTGTTTTTCAGATATCGTCAGCATCCTCGTCAGCAAGAGAGCCAACATGACGATACCTGCGCTTTGCTCCGTGACGTCCTCGAATCTAACCGGAGGTTCTTGTCCTGTGCAAGATGTGGCAGCGTTCGAGAAAGCTGTCAACAGCAGCAAGTTGCTGGACGCCTGTCGCACCGTTGATCCTCTTAAAGAGTGTTGCAGACTGGTTTGCCAAGGTGCGATTATGGAAGCTTCGCTTATAATCTCAGGACACCAGACGACGGTTGGGGAGGGATCAAACAACAACGTCAATGCACTTAACGACTGCAAAAACGTGGTGTTTTCGTATATTGCGAGGAAGCTTCCAGCAGACAAAGCCAACACTGCGTTTAGGATATTATCGTCCTGCAAAGTTAACAAAG CTTGTCCCTTGGAGATTAAGGAGCCAACAGAAGTGATCAAGGCTTGCCGTAATGTGGCTGCTCCAAGCCCGTCTTGCTGTAGCTCGTTGAATGCGTATATCTCAGGGATACGGAACCAAATGCTAATAACAAACAAGCAGGCTATAGTGTGTGCAACAGTCATGGGTTCTATGTTACGGAAAGGTGGGGTCATGACGAATATATATGAGCTTTGTGACGTGGATCTCAAAGATTTCAGTGTCCAAG CATATGGAATGCAACAAGGATGTCTACTGAGAAGCTATCCAGCAGACTTGATATTTGACAACACGACAGGGTACAGTTTTACATGTGATTTGACGGATAACATAGCTGCGCCATGGCCATCTTCATCGTCAATGTCTTCTTTGTCGCTCTGTGCTCCTG AGATGTCATTACCTGCATTGCCAACATCTCAGACTCTTAGGAATCACG GGTTTcggggtggtggtggtggtggtggtggtgcgtTTGGAGGGTTGCGTCTGATTATCATTTTGGTGATTATGTTGTATGGTGTTGTTGTTAGACATTaa
- the LOC108854150 gene encoding GTPase-activating protein GYP1, producing the protein MERREEEQQKRDDSRFNQTLKNVQGFLKGRSIPGKVLLTRRPDLTPEPISPTYHRSLSENDAGRNERSDNPVEVEDNNSSKKHDNTYAGKLRSNSSSGEQLAKQVQNLKIGGRSSDYARVMKFNKVLSETTVILEKLRELAWSGVPHYMRPDVWRLLLGYAPPNSDRREAVLRRKRLEYLESVGQFYDLPDSERSDDEINMLRQIAVDCPRTVPDVSFFQQAQVQKSLERILYTWAIRHPASGYVQGINDLVTPFLVIFLSEYLEGDVENWSMSDLSAAKVSDVEADCYWCLTKLLDGMQDHYTFAQPGIQRLVFKLKELVRRIDEPVARHMEEQGLEFLQFAFRWYNCLLIREIPFSLINRLWDTYLAEGDALPDFLVYIYASFLLTWSDELKKLDFQEMVMFLQHLPTQTWTDQELEMVLSRAYMWHSMFNNSPNHLAS; encoded by the exons atggagcgtagagaagaggagcaacaaAAGCGCGACGATTCCAGATTCAATCAAACTCTCAAGAACGTCCAGGG ATTTCTGAAAGGAAGGAGTATACCTGGTAAGGTATTGCTGACTAGGAGACCCGATCTTACTCCCGAACCAATCTCTCCTACTTATCACCGTAGCTTGTCGGAGAATGACGCCGGTAGAAACGAGCGTTCGGACAATCCCGTCGAG GTGGAAGATAATAATTCAAGCAAGAAACATGATAATACATACGCCGGTAAGCTACGGTCAAACTCCTCTAGTGGGGAGCAGCTTGCCAAACAAGTCCAAAACCTCAAGATAGGTGGTCGATCAAGCGATTACGCTAGAGTTATGAAGTTCAACAAAGTTCTTTCCGAAACTACTGTCATTTTAG AGAAGCTGCGTGAACTAGCGTGGAGTGGTGTCCCCCACTATATGCGCCCTGATGTCTGGCGCCTTCTCTTG GGATATGCACCACCTAATTCAGATAGACGGGAGGCTGTTCTGAGAAGGAAACGTCTTGAGTATCTTGAATCTGTTGGCCAGTTTTATGACCTCCCGGATTCCGAACGTTCTGATGATGAGATCAATATGCTTCGCCAG ATTGCTGTTGACTGTCCAAGGACTGTACCAGACGTCAGTTTCTTTCAGCAAGCACAGGTGCAGAAATCATTAGAGCGTATTCTCTACACATG GGCCATTAGGCATCCAGCGAGTGGATATGTTCAGGGAATAAATGATCTGGTCACTCCCTTTCTAGTTATATTCTTGTCAGAGTATTTAGAAGGCGACGTAGAGAATTGGTCAATGTCCGATCTATCTGCTGCAAAAGTCTCAGATGTAGAGGCGGATTGTTACTGGTGCTTGACAAAGCTACTTGATGGTATGCAAGATCATTACACTTTTGCGCAACCTGGAATCCAGAGACTTGTGTTTAAGCTTAAGGAATTAGTCAGGCGTATTGACG AACCCGTTGCAAGACACATGGAAGAACAAGGACTAGAGTTTCTTCAGTTTGCTTTCCGGTGGTATAACTGTCTTCTGATACGTGAG ATCCCGTTCAGTCTCATCAACCGCCTATGGGACACATATCTTGCTGAAGGAGATGCATTGCCGGACTTCCTAGTGTATATATATGCTAGCTTTCTCTTGACG TGGTCAGATGAGCTGAAGAAGCTGGACTTTCAAGAGATGGTAATGTTCCTGCAACACCTGCCAACACAAACGTGGACAGACCAAGAACTGGAGATGGTTTTGTCAAGAGCATACATGTGGCACAGTATGTTCAACAATTCTCCAAACCATCTGGCTAGCTGA